From a region of the Synechococcus sp. PCC 7502 genome:
- a CDS encoding heavy-metal-associated domain-containing protein: protein MKLELKVPDMTCGGCVNNITNAVKTIDANATVQGDPKTKIVLVETQASEAAIKSAITTAGYQVN from the coding sequence ATGAAACTCGAATTAAAAGTTCCTGACATGACCTGTGGTGGCTGTGTGAACAACATCACTAATGCGGTTAAGACCATTGATGCTAATGCCACCGTGCAAGGCGATCCAAAGACCAAGATTGTTTTGGTGGAAACTCAAGCTTCTGAAGCTGCTATTAAGAGTGCGATTACTACGGCTGGCTACCAAGTGAATTAA
- a CDS encoding MFS transporter produces MNYFTLFQSLRNPVFTRLYLAQTISLFGDALTWLGLALLAFELAGKDSAVVLSVALTLRVTAFVILSPIAGAIADRLDRKLILVITHIARMLIIGTMPFVNAVWQIYILVFGLNVFNAFFTPTYQATIPLVIGKAEYAGAIALSAATYQLLGVLGPGIAGSVSAWIGSRQIFFLDAISFAIAAVLIFTLPNQLKVKQSEPLERGVLSKIIGDVKEGTTRLFANAFIRYALFLQLVASISGAQILVNTVGYIKGTLKLSSLEYGWVMAAFGIGATIAAVTVGAIGKKWERTAVVLFGAVLITSAILPANYVGLVPLMLLWAIAGMGQVLVNLPTQTLIAEQIPTNFQGRVYGAHFAWSHLWWAVSYPIAGWLGSQGNNSFLYGSLIGFTLLAGVQVLLSPKIHKHQHEYLWHDHEHTHDEHHQHDHPEGALLTEPHTHSHEHSPVRHSHAHYTDIHHLHSH; encoded by the coding sequence ATGAATTACTTCACCTTATTTCAAAGTTTAAGAAATCCAGTTTTTACTAGGCTCTATCTTGCTCAAACTATCAGCTTATTTGGCGATGCTCTGACTTGGTTGGGATTGGCTTTACTTGCTTTTGAATTAGCAGGAAAAGATAGTGCCGTAGTTCTTTCTGTAGCTTTAACTTTGCGGGTAACGGCTTTTGTGATTCTTTCGCCAATAGCAGGTGCGATCGCCGATCGCCTAGATCGAAAATTAATCCTAGTTATCACTCACATTGCGCGGATGTTGATTATTGGCACAATGCCTTTTGTAAATGCAGTTTGGCAAATTTATATTTTGGTGTTTGGGCTGAATGTATTCAATGCCTTCTTTACCCCAACCTATCAAGCCACAATTCCCTTAGTCATAGGTAAAGCTGAATATGCAGGTGCGATCGCTCTTTCAGCGGCAACTTATCAACTTTTGGGAGTCTTAGGTCCGGGCATTGCTGGTAGTGTTTCGGCATGGATTGGATCGAGACAGATATTTTTCCTAGATGCAATTTCTTTTGCGATCGCCGCAGTTCTCATATTTACACTTCCAAATCAACTTAAAGTTAAGCAAAGTGAGCCTTTGGAACGAGGAGTTTTAAGCAAAATTATCGGTGATGTTAAAGAAGGAACAACCCGTTTATTTGCCAATGCTTTTATTCGCTATGCTCTTTTCCTGCAACTCGTAGCATCGATCTCTGGGGCGCAAATTTTAGTAAATACCGTAGGCTACATCAAAGGAACTCTCAAACTGAGTAGCTTAGAATACGGCTGGGTAATGGCAGCTTTTGGGATTGGGGCAACCATAGCGGCGGTGACGGTAGGGGCGATTGGGAAGAAATGGGAACGCACGGCTGTAGTTCTATTTGGCGCAGTTTTAATTACTTCAGCAATTCTACCCGCCAATTATGTAGGCTTAGTGCCATTAATGCTACTTTGGGCGATCGCAGGAATGGGGCAAGTTTTAGTAAATCTCCCAACTCAAACCCTAATTGCCGAACAGATTCCGACTAACTTTCAAGGACGAGTTTATGGCGCACATTTTGCATGGAGTCATCTCTGGTGGGCTGTTTCCTATCCCATTGCAGGGTGGTTAGGCAGTCAGGGGAATAATTCTTTTCTTTACGGCAGCTTGATTGGATTCACCCTTCTAGCAGGAGTCCAGGTATTGCTATCTCCCAAAATTCACAAACATCAACACGAGTATCTCTGGCACGATCATGAGCATACTCACGATGAGCATCATCAACACGATCATCCTGAAGGTGCATTGCTAACTGAGCCGCATACTCATTCTCACGAGCATTCTCCAGTGCGCCATAGTCATGCTCATTACACCGACATTCATCATTTACATAGCCACTAA
- a CDS encoding heavy metal-responsive transcriptional regulator, translating into MLAIAKSVQSLDLLQIGSVADRSNVPIKTIRYYEEIGLLKSSGRTEGKFRLFAPDVIKRIGFIKRLQKLGLSLQEIAEILQVYDQGLTPCEEIEQRLKGQILEIDRHIAELTTLRGEISNLLKDWIPVQGLEAGKICPILQKDDF; encoded by the coding sequence ATGCTCGCGATCGCTAAATCAGTACAAAGTTTGGATTTGCTGCAAATTGGTAGCGTTGCTGATCGCAGTAATGTGCCGATTAAAACCATTCGCTACTACGAAGAAATTGGCTTGCTAAAGTCATCAGGGCGGACGGAAGGAAAGTTTCGTTTATTTGCCCCAGATGTAATTAAGCGAATTGGCTTCATTAAAAGGTTGCAGAAACTGGGCTTGAGCCTCCAAGAGATTGCCGAGATTTTACAAGTTTACGATCAAGGGCTAACTCCCTGTGAGGAAATTGAGCAACGCCTGAAGGGGCAAATCCTTGAGATTGATCGCCATATTGCCGAACTAACAACTTTACGCGGTGAGATTAGCAATTTGCTCAAAGACTGGATACCTGTGCAAGGACTAGAGGCAGGAAAAATTTGTCCGATATTACAGAAAGATGATTTTTAG
- a CDS encoding DUF3105 domain-containing protein: MNKSNKILRKRPSHFWEKVREHIWLVFPFGIVAIVVILAIVNNKPQIFEPFEITTQGNPLPPLKAGVILAGKTFPNLGQKHIPEGERVTYNSNPPTSGSHYQIPAAWGIYSSNPPVDERLVHNLEHGGIIISYNPDLIKTEDLEKVKAQARELRAVNPRLIVVPRTSIDTAIALTAWGYLQKLQGYDSQAIKTFYDAHIARSPECQNGLCPI; this comes from the coding sequence ATGAACAAATCAAACAAAATATTGCGTAAACGTCCTTCTCATTTTTGGGAAAAAGTTAGAGAACACATTTGGCTAGTTTTTCCATTTGGGATCGTGGCGATCGTGGTGATATTAGCAATTGTCAACAATAAACCACAGATATTTGAGCCATTTGAGATAACTACCCAAGGCAATCCCCTTCCACCTTTGAAAGCTGGGGTTATTCTTGCTGGTAAAACATTCCCAAACTTGGGGCAGAAGCACATTCCAGAAGGAGAACGAGTTACTTATAATTCCAATCCTCCCACATCTGGATCGCACTATCAGATACCTGCGGCTTGGGGAATTTATAGCTCAAACCCGCCTGTTGATGAGCGTTTAGTGCATAACCTTGAACATGGTGGCATTATTATTAGCTACAATCCTGACCTGATTAAGACTGAGGATTTAGAAAAGGTAAAAGCTCAGGCAAGAGAATTAAGAGCAGTCAATCCCCGCCTAATTGTGGTTCCGAGAACAAGTATTGATACGGCGATCGCTCTAACTGCTTGGGGATACTTGCAAAAGCTTCAAGGTTATGACTCTCAGGCTATAAAGACATTTTATGATGCTCATATTGCTCGCAGCCCTGAATGTCAGAACGGATTATGTCCGATTTAA
- a CDS encoding cation diffusion facilitator family transporter has product MTHSHSHDRSHTPKNFSRAFAVSIALNTGFVIVEVSYGILANSLALIADAGHNLSDVLGLLLAWGASLLVRRLPTPRRTFGLKRSSILAALLNASFLLIVSGGVAWEAIQRLREPSAVAGGTVIIVALVGTLINSISAAMFFVGRKGDLNIRGAFLHLAADALVSIGVVLSGIVIIFTGWQWIDPVMSLVVIAVIASGTWQLFRESGNLILDAVPEAINPLVVSSYFEQLQGVTRVHHLHIWAMSTTEICLTVNLVMPDGHPGDRFLEEVRHELHDRFDIVHPTIQIELGDSAHLHHPVSDRAV; this is encoded by the coding sequence ATGACACATTCCCATAGTCACGATCGCTCGCATACCCCAAAAAACTTCAGTCGGGCTTTTGCCGTTAGTATTGCCCTTAATACTGGATTTGTCATAGTTGAAGTGAGCTATGGGATTCTCGCTAATTCTTTAGCATTAATTGCTGATGCTGGTCATAATTTAAGTGATGTTCTTGGTCTACTGTTGGCTTGGGGTGCAAGTCTGCTTGTGCGCCGCTTACCGACACCACGCCGTACTTTTGGGCTGAAACGATCGTCAATTTTGGCAGCACTTTTGAATGCTTCTTTTTTGCTAATCGTATCAGGTGGTGTCGCATGGGAAGCAATTCAGCGGCTACGCGAACCTTCGGCTGTAGCAGGAGGAACTGTAATTATTGTGGCATTGGTGGGAACTTTAATTAATTCCATCAGTGCAGCAATGTTCTTCGTTGGACGCAAAGGCGATCTGAATATCCGTGGAGCATTTCTTCATCTTGCTGCTGATGCCCTTGTATCAATAGGAGTTGTTTTGTCTGGAATTGTAATCATATTCACTGGCTGGCAATGGATCGATCCTGTGATGAGTTTAGTTGTAATTGCAGTGATTGCATCTGGCACATGGCAGTTATTTAGAGAATCTGGCAATTTAATTTTGGATGCTGTTCCCGAAGCAATCAATCCCCTTGTAGTTTCTAGCTATTTTGAGCAACTTCAGGGAGTAACTAGGGTTCATCATTTGCACATTTGGGCGATGAGTACTACTGAAATCTGTCTCACAGTTAATCTGGTTATGCCTGACGGACATCCAGGAGATAGATTTTTAGAAGAAGTTCGTCATGAATTACACGATCGCTTTGATATCGTACATCCCACCATTCAAATTGAATTAGGTGACTCGGCGCATCTTCATCACCCTGTCTCTGATCGTGCTGTGTAA
- a CDS encoding cupredoxin domain-containing protein, producing MKKLTSILLSMGLSVGIASSMSAQEMKHNSAKFQPIEQPITLKIAIALGGLSLIGAQLWWFLGSKPKSQKAEISDGVQEVTITVDGGYVPSLVTVKRGQPVRLQFNRRDPSSCLEKVLFPDFHVAQDLTLNQTTPVEFTPDSLGVFQFSCGMGMFHGAIAVEE from the coding sequence ATGAAAAAACTAACAAGTATTTTACTCAGTATGGGCTTATCCGTTGGGATCGCTTCTAGTATGTCAGCACAGGAGATGAAACACAATTCCGCTAAATTTCAACCAATTGAACAGCCTATTACTCTGAAAATTGCGATCGCTCTCGGTGGTTTATCTCTAATCGGTGCACAGCTTTGGTGGTTTCTGGGAAGTAAGCCTAAATCTCAAAAGGCAGAAATAAGTGATGGTGTTCAAGAGGTGACGATTACGGTTGATGGTGGTTATGTTCCATCTTTAGTAACGGTTAAGCGGGGTCAGCCTGTACGCTTGCAATTTAATCGCCGTGATCCTAGCAGTTGTTTAGAAAAGGTTCTTTTCCCTGACTTTCATGTTGCTCAGGATTTAACTCTCAATCAAACTACGCCTGTGGAATTTACGCCTGACAGCCTTGGGGTATTTCAGTTTAGTTGTGGGATGGGAATGTTTCACGGGGCGATCGCTGTGGAGGAGTAG
- a CDS encoding heavy metal translocating P-type ATPase, with protein MSKVTLNLKGMHCAGCASSIEAKTQSVVGVASSNVNFATEEVAIEYDAQKTSPAAIQKVIKDIGYEAVLPEQVNEDADKKARITETQDLTRKVWVGGVSGVILVIGSVSMMTGLSIRIIPEWLHNPWLQLALALPVQVWCGSSFYIGAWKAFKNHTATMDTLIALGTLAAFSYSITVTLNPNFFISQGLQPEVYYEVSVVVITLILLGKLFENRAKGETSEAIRQLMGLQAKTARILKDGQELDIPIEDVQIGDVVLVRPGEKIPVDGEAITGLSTVDESMVTGESIPIEKKVGDRLIGATINKTGSLQIKASHIGKDSVLSQIVQLVKDAQGSKAPIQRLADQVTGWFVPVVISIAIATFVIWFEIMGNVTLATISAVGVLIIACPCALGLAAPTSIMVGTGKGAENGILIKDAGSLELAHKIQTIVLDKTGTLTEGKPVVTDIFSVNKNDDELLKLVAGIERNSEHPLAEAIVNHAKQKNITIPEVYDFIAIAGSGVQGKVNNSLVQVGTRRWMNELKIDTSGLHQYQDSWETGGKTVVLIAVDNIARGLIGIADKLKPSSQLTVAALQKLKIEVVMLTGDNQSTAEAIAREVRIKRVFAGVRPDQKVEKIRELQAEGKVVAMVGDGINDAPALAQADVGLAIGTGTDVAIAASDITLISGDLQGIVTAIQLSRATISNIQQNLFFAFIYNVLGIPIAAGILYPIWGWLLNPIVAGGAMALSSLSVVTNALRLRGFHPSASK; from the coding sequence ATGAGTAAAGTCACGCTTAATTTAAAAGGAATGCACTGCGCTGGTTGTGCTAGTAGTATCGAAGCCAAAACTCAATCTGTAGTTGGTGTTGCTAGTAGTAATGTCAATTTTGCGACCGAAGAAGTAGCGATCGAATATGATGCTCAAAAGACCAGTCCTGCGGCAATTCAAAAAGTGATTAAGGATATAGGCTATGAGGCGGTCTTGCCAGAGCAAGTAAATGAAGACGCTGATAAAAAAGCCCGAATAACAGAAACTCAAGATTTAACCCGTAAAGTCTGGGTTGGTGGTGTAAGTGGCGTAATTTTAGTAATCGGTTCGGTTTCCATGATGACAGGATTATCTATTCGCATAATTCCTGAATGGCTGCATAATCCTTGGCTCCAACTTGCTCTTGCCTTACCTGTGCAGGTATGGTGTGGGAGTTCATTTTACATTGGAGCTTGGAAGGCATTTAAGAATCACACAGCCACAATGGATACGCTGATTGCCTTGGGAACACTTGCAGCATTCTCTTACTCGATTACCGTTACTCTCAATCCTAATTTCTTTATTTCCCAAGGTCTACAACCTGAAGTTTATTATGAAGTTTCAGTAGTCGTGATTACCCTAATTCTTTTGGGTAAATTATTTGAGAATCGGGCAAAGGGAGAAACATCGGAGGCAATTCGCCAGTTGATGGGATTACAAGCAAAAACTGCCAGAATACTTAAAGATGGTCAAGAGTTAGATATCCCCATAGAAGATGTGCAGATTGGCGATGTAGTTTTAGTGCGCCCAGGAGAGAAAATTCCTGTGGATGGTGAAGCGATCACGGGGTTATCTACCGTAGATGAATCGATGGTGACGGGTGAAAGTATTCCCATTGAGAAAAAAGTGGGCGATCGCTTAATTGGCGCAACAATTAATAAAACTGGGAGCTTGCAAATTAAAGCCAGTCATATCGGTAAAGACTCAGTGCTATCGCAAATCGTGCAACTGGTCAAGGATGCTCAGGGTTCTAAAGCTCCAATTCAAAGACTTGCCGATCAAGTTACGGGTTGGTTTGTGCCTGTAGTAATCTCCATTGCGATCGCCACATTTGTGATCTGGTTTGAGATTATGGGTAATGTCACTCTGGCAACCATTTCGGCTGTGGGTGTGCTGATTATTGCCTGTCCTTGCGCTTTAGGCTTAGCGGCTCCGACTTCGATTATGGTAGGGACTGGGAAGGGAGCCGAGAACGGGATTTTAATTAAAGATGCTGGCAGTTTGGAACTTGCCCATAAAATTCAAACGATTGTTTTGGATAAAACGGGGACTCTAACGGAAGGGAAGCCAGTTGTGACGGATATATTCTCTGTGAATAAGAATGATGATGAATTATTAAAGCTAGTAGCAGGGATCGAGCGTAATTCTGAGCATCCTTTGGCTGAAGCAATCGTAAATCATGCCAAGCAAAAGAATATTACTATTCCTGAAGTGTATGATTTTATAGCGATCGCTGGCAGCGGAGTTCAAGGAAAAGTCAATAATTCCTTAGTTCAAGTTGGAACAAGACGATGGATGAACGAGTTAAAGATTGATACCAGTGGATTACACCAATATCAGGATTCATGGGAAACAGGTGGAAAAACTGTGGTTTTAATTGCAGTTGATAATATTGCCCGTGGTTTAATTGGCATTGCTGATAAGCTTAAACCTTCATCTCAGTTAACAGTTGCGGCTTTACAAAAACTGAAAATAGAAGTGGTAATGCTGACAGGGGATAATCAATCAACGGCGGAGGCGATCGCCCGTGAAGTTAGAATTAAGCGCGTATTTGCTGGGGTACGTCCCGATCAGAAAGTGGAAAAAATTAGAGAGTTACAAGCTGAAGGTAAAGTTGTGGCAATGGTTGGTGATGGGATTAATGATGCTCCAGCTTTGGCTCAGGCAGATGTCGGATTGGCAATTGGGACGGGAACTGATGTGGCGATCGCAGCAAGCGATATAACTTTAATCTCTGGCGATTTACAGGGTATTGTGACCGCAATTCAACTCAGTCGTGCCACGATTAGTAACATTCAACAAAATCTCTTCTTTGCCTTTATCTATAATGTACTGGGGATTCCAATTGCGGCTGGGATTCTCTATCCGATTTGGGGTTGGCTGCTGAATCCAATTGTGGCGGGTGGAGCTATGGCACTTAGTTCTCTTTCGGTAGTCACAAATGCTTTAAGGCTGAGAGGGTTCCATCCTTCTGCAAGTAAATAG
- a CDS encoding DUF305 domain-containing protein — protein MNKKFLVYSLVGLLSSVAATGFELANSIQAQSLPPSKNPQTMRSVQVDQHFIEMMIPHHQDAIAMADIALTRTKRPEVKKLAEAIKKDQAREVQEMRTWYKQWYGKEVPLTSMNMASMNMGMMGNSAMQGTPMMGMGKDMMNMGQDMMKPNSMMGRGQEMMNMGQNMMSMGQNMMTMDIEALKTASDFDKEFVRQMVPHHQMAVMMAQMAINRATRPETRTLAQSIIKSQNAEIAQMQGWQIAWNR, from the coding sequence ATGAATAAGAAGTTTTTAGTTTACAGCCTAGTTGGGCTACTCAGTAGTGTTGCTGCCACTGGATTTGAGCTTGCTAATAGTATTCAGGCTCAGTCATTACCCCCATCAAAAAATCCTCAAACCATGCGATCGGTTCAAGTTGATCAGCACTTTATCGAAATGATGATTCCTCATCATCAAGATGCGATCGCTATGGCTGACATTGCTTTAACCCGTACCAAACGTCCTGAAGTGAAGAAATTAGCTGAAGCGATTAAAAAAGATCAAGCTCGTGAAGTTCAAGAGATGCGGACTTGGTACAAGCAATGGTATGGCAAAGAAGTTCCTCTAACTTCAATGAATATGGCTTCAATGAATATGGGCATGATGGGAAATTCTGCCATGCAAGGTACTCCGATGATGGGGATGGGTAAAGACATGATGAACATGGGACAGGACATGATGAAACCAAACTCCATGATGGGAAGAGGGCAAGAGATGATGAATATGGGACAAAATATGATGAGCATGGGGCAGAACATGATGACTATGGACATTGAAGCTCTCAAGACAGCCTCAGATTTTGACAAGGAATTTGTGCGTCAGATGGTTCCCCATCATCAAATGGCAGTAATGATGGCTCAAATGGCAATTAATCGGGCTACTCGTCCAGAGACTCGGACTTTGGCTCAGTCAATCATCAAATCTCAGAATGCTGAAATTGCTCAGATGCAAGGATGGCAAATTGCTTGGAATCGTTAG
- the rppB gene encoding two-component system sensor histidine kinase RppB has translation MREKVFLTARSRLAIWYAGVMGGILCLSGIGSYLVMAHAHWQSLDRELASVAGTFHDILEPNLNVPNQLSDRSKQILPKLCIVDKVCDRSANTQQHILGGVHQDGYYLRLVSLSGKLLATLKPQPADSSLVISTENWQTIVDETGERYHQVSLLLKTAQGQDWGYVQVGRSLNDYDRHLGESKLALLIGVPIALSLISIASWWLSAKAMQPIYRSYQQIQQFTADAAHELRTPLAAIQATTESVLRQDTLSELEAKDTLKTIDRQNQRLSQLVKDLLLLSRMDLHIHQAQKQPCCLNDILNDLLEELAPLAVSEAIALKSSISTTPIQITGNEDQLYRLFANLIANGIRYNHEGGEVTVTLSHKDHYAIIEVQDTGIGIAPEEQEKIFERFYRISSDRSRTTGGSGLGLAIAKAIALSHKGNITVSSESDKGSKFIVLLYDK, from the coding sequence ATGAGAGAGAAAGTTTTCCTAACAGCGCGATCTCGTCTAGCCATTTGGTATGCAGGGGTCATGGGAGGAATTTTATGTCTCAGTGGCATTGGCTCCTATCTGGTAATGGCACACGCCCACTGGCAATCCTTAGATCGAGAATTAGCCTCAGTAGCAGGTACATTTCATGACATTCTCGAACCAAACTTAAATGTTCCCAATCAACTGAGCGATCGCTCAAAACAGATATTACCCAAACTTTGTATAGTGGATAAAGTATGCGATCGCTCTGCAAATACTCAGCAGCATATCCTAGGAGGAGTGCATCAAGACGGCTATTATCTGCGTCTAGTTTCTCTCTCAGGTAAATTATTAGCCACACTCAAGCCTCAACCCGCAGATAGTTCTCTAGTTATCTCTACAGAAAATTGGCAGACTATAGTTGACGAAACAGGAGAACGCTATCATCAAGTATCGCTTTTACTCAAAACTGCTCAAGGACAAGACTGGGGATATGTTCAAGTAGGGCGATCTCTCAACGACTATGACCGCCATTTAGGAGAATCGAAACTTGCCTTATTAATTGGCGTACCGATTGCCCTATCACTGATTAGTATTGCCAGTTGGTGGCTCTCTGCCAAAGCCATGCAGCCTATATATCGGTCTTATCAGCAAATTCAACAATTTACCGCCGATGCTGCCCACGAATTGAGGACTCCCTTAGCCGCAATTCAAGCCACCACAGAATCAGTCCTGCGCCAAGATACTCTCTCTGAACTTGAAGCAAAAGACACCCTTAAAACCATTGATCGCCAAAATCAAAGACTGTCACAACTGGTTAAAGATTTGCTGCTACTGTCCCGCATGGATTTACACATACACCAAGCCCAAAAACAACCTTGTTGTCTAAATGACATCCTGAATGATTTATTAGAAGAATTAGCACCCTTAGCAGTTTCTGAAGCGATCGCCCTCAAATCTAGTATTTCCACTACCCCAATCCAAATTACAGGAAACGAAGACCAACTCTATCGTCTATTTGCCAACCTGATCGCCAATGGCATCCGCTATAACCATGAAGGAGGAGAAGTTACAGTCACGCTCTCCCATAAAGATCACTATGCCATCATCGAAGTCCAAGACACAGGCATCGGCATAGCCCCAGAAGAACAAGAAAAAATCTTTGAGCGTTTTTATCGTATTAGTAGCGATCGTTCTCGAACTACAGGTGGTTCTGGTCTGGGTTTAGCAATTGCCAAGGCGATCGCTCTCAGTCACAAAGGAAACATCACAGTAAGCAGCGAATCAGATAAAGGTAGTAAGTTTATAGTCCTGCTGTATGACAAATAA
- the rppA gene encoding two-component system response regulator RppA, with protein MRILLVEDEPDLGKAIQHTLNQEKYVVDWAQDGLEAWNYLEYKWTQYQVGIFDWMLPKLTGIELCRRLRSQSSSLPILMLTAKDGIEDKVQGLDAGADDYLIKPFNTPELLARVRALARRSPQFQTQNLQVGNLTLDYSTSSISIQNTVVPLTAKEFQILEYFLQHPPNQILTRDQIIEQIWEINSEPSSNVVAAQMRLLRRKFAEYSCNDIIETVYGLGYRLKPQ; from the coding sequence ATGAGAATCCTCCTAGTAGAAGATGAACCCGACTTAGGCAAAGCTATTCAGCATACGCTCAACCAAGAAAAATATGTGGTGGATTGGGCGCAAGATGGACTGGAAGCATGGAATTATTTAGAATATAAATGGACACAATACCAAGTGGGCATTTTTGATTGGATGCTACCCAAACTTACAGGCATTGAGCTATGTCGGCGTTTGCGTTCTCAATCTAGTTCACTCCCCATTTTGATGTTGACTGCTAAAGATGGGATCGAAGACAAAGTACAAGGACTAGATGCAGGTGCCGACGATTATTTAATCAAACCCTTCAACACCCCCGAATTACTGGCAAGAGTAAGAGCTTTAGCTAGGCGATCGCCCCAATTTCAAACTCAAAATCTGCAAGTCGGCAATTTGACCCTTGACTACAGCACCTCCTCAATTTCCATTCAAAATACAGTCGTGCCACTTACCGCCAAAGAGTTTCAAATATTAGAATATTTCCTCCAACATCCTCCAAATCAAATTCTCACCCGTGATCAAATTATTGAACAAATCTGGGAAATCAATTCTGAACCTTCTAGTAATGTGGTTGCTGCTCAGATGCGATTATTAAGGCGCAAATTTGCTGAATATAGCTGCAACGATATAATAGAGACAGTGTACGGATTAGGGTATAGGCTCAAACCCCAATAA